In one window of Gossypium hirsutum isolate 1008001.06 chromosome A01, Gossypium_hirsutum_v2.1, whole genome shotgun sequence DNA:
- the LOC121228172 gene encoding L10-interacting MYB domain-containing protein-like, producing MGKCHCSFSSKNKKKNYGKPQLKNKWDTLKKEWRLWRELLKESTSIGWCPSKKTVDATEEWWVEKIKENLDFKGFKKKRIEPQLNDLMWQMFGGILATGENAWAPSSGVLPSGVPMGDDTPNEGFGDSDENSNENEGIPPNEVPSNPSHETPNQRTETLGVVHGKGKKSSSSRKSSRNSLATHIEKLCESMASPRKSVNEIIFPHSQYTISNAMDTLHDLGDEIPKKDELYYFAIKMFQIHVKREVFLNLDPDVRVWWLRREYAEQNPIASFSSLVATSSFPFQPYRPPLPP from the exons atgggaaaatgtcattgctctttttcaagcaaaaacaaaaaaaaaaattatggaaaacctcaattgaaaaataagtgggATACATTAAAAAAGGAATGGAGGTTATGGAGGGAGTTGCTTAAGGAATCTACAAGTATTGGATGGTGTCCATCTAAAAAGACGGTCGATGCTACCGAAGAATGGTGGGTTGAAAAAATAAAG gaaaatcttgattttaaaggatttaagaaaaaaagaattGAACCACAATTGAATGATTTAATGTGGCAAATGTTTGGTGGCATTTTAGCCACTGGAGAGAATGCATGGGCACCTTCGTCTGGTGTTCTTCCAAGTGGGGTTCCTATGGGAGATGATACACCTAATGAGGGATTTGGTGATTCAGATGAAAATAGTAATGAGAATGAAGGTATCCCTCCTAATGAGGTACCATCAAACCCTTCTCATGAAACTCCTAATCAAAGAACGGAAACACTTGGGGTTGTACAcggtaaaggaaaaaaatcaagttcaagtagaaaatcatcaagaaattCATTAGCTACTCatattgagaaattgtgtgagagtatggctagtccaagaaagtcagtgaatgaaattatttttcctcactctcaatatactatttcaaatgcaatggaTACTTTGCATGATTTGggagatgaaattccaaaaaaagaTGAATTGTACTATTTTGCCATCAAAATGTTCCAAATACATGTGAAACGAGAAgtgtttttgaacttagatccagatgttagggtttggtggcttcgacgtgagtatgctgaacaaaatccaattgcatcattttcatccttgGTAGCAACATCCTCATTTCCCTTCCAACCGTACCGTCCACCACTTCCACCATAA